The window GTATTTTACCAAAAGGCTCCTTCAAAGCTAGAAATTATTAATGATATAAATAGTGATCTTATAAACTTGCACCGAATTATAAAGTCAAGACCCATAAGTCTTCAAATAGAGCTTAACAATATGCTAAGAAGTAGAGAGATTTTTGAGTTAATAAAAAATAAAGCTATAAAGCCAAGAAATAATGTGCAAAAAGCAGCGTTTTACTACTATTTGATAAGCCTTAGCTTTGGAGCTAAGATGGATAACTTTGCGATGAGTAAAAGCTTAAGAAGTCCAAAAAACATCTATAAAAGCTTTGAAATTTATAGTAAGCGTTTAAAAATGGCTGTGATAGAAAACTTAAGTTATGAAAATTTTATAAAAGAGTATGATGGCAAGGAGACTTTATTTTATTTAGATCCACCATATGTTGGAACTGAAAGTTACTACAAAATGCCAAGGACGTTTGATTTAAAAAGCCATGAGAACTTAGCTTTTATTTTAAAAGGTGTAAGGGCTAAATTTATACTTTCATATAATGACTGCCCGGTGGTAAGAAAGCTTTACAAAGACTTTAATATTAAAGAG of the Campylobacter ureolyticus ACS-301-V-Sch3b genome contains:
- a CDS encoding DNA adenine methylase, which encodes MKNFKLKCKTYAKCRAPFAWVGGKSRLAKDIIALMPEHKTYAEVFGGALSVFYQKAPSKLEIINDINSDLINLHRIIKSRPISLQIELNNMLRSREIFELIKNKAIKPRNNVQKAAFYYYLISLSFGAKMDNFAMSKSLRSPKNIYKSFEIYSKRLKMAVIENLSYENFIKEYDGKETLFYLDPPYVGTESYYKMPRTFDLKSHENLAFILKGVRAKFILSYNDCPVVRKLYKDFNIKEVSTNYSLNINSINKKAKELIIMNY